One window from the genome of Oncorhynchus gorbuscha isolate QuinsamMale2020 ecotype Even-year linkage group LG14, OgorEven_v1.0, whole genome shotgun sequence encodes:
- the LOC123995061 gene encoding serine incorporator 1-like: MGAVLGLCSMASWIPCLCGTAPCLLCRCCPSGNNSTVTRLIYAFFLLLGVGIACIMLMPGMEEQLKKIPGFCDGGMGTSIPGVEGHVNCDVLVGYKAVYRVCFGMSMFFLLFSLLMVKVKSSQDPRAAVHNGFWFFKFAAATAITIGAFFIPEGAFTTVWFYIGMAGAFCFILIQLVLLIDFAHSWNESWVEKMEEGNSRCWYAALLSATTINYILSLVSLVMFYVYYTHTDGCTENKAFITVNMLLCVGASVMSILPQIQESQPRSGLLQSSIVTLYTMYLTWSAMTNEPDRKCNPSLLGIIGLNNTTPAGKDHPVVQWWDAQGIVGLVLFLMCVLYSSIRNSSNTQVNKLTLTSDESALIEDGPHPENFDVDDGENRALDNEKDGVTYSYSFFHFMLFLASLYIMMTLTNWYSPDSSYETMTSKWPSVWVKISSSWICIALYVWTLAAPLVLVNRDFD; the protein is encoded by the exons ATGGGGGCCGTTCTTGGACTGTGCTCCATGGCGAGTTGG ATCCCCTGCCTGTGTGGCACTGCTCCCTGCCTGCTGTGCAGATGCTGCCCCAGTGGGAATAACTCCACTGTCACCCGACTTATCTATGCCTTCTTCCTCCTTCTGGGTGTGGGCATCGCATGCATCATGCTAATGCCAGGGATGGAAGAGCAACTCAAGAAG ATTCCAGGATTCTGTGATGGGGGAATGGGTACATCAATCCCAGGTGTGGAGGGTCATGTCAACTGTGATGTCTTGGTCGGCTACAAGGCTGTGTACCGTGTCTGCTTCGGCATGTCCATGTTCTTCCTGCTCTTCTCCCTCCTTATGGTCAAAGTCAAGAGTAGCCAGGATCCTAGAGCTGCAGTACACAATGG GTTTTGGTTCTTCAAGTTTGCTGCTGCGACTGCCATTACCATCGGTGCATTCTTCATTCCAGAGGGTGCCTTCACAACTG TTTGGTTCTACATAGGAATGGCTGGAGCTTTTTGCTTCATCCTGATCCAGCTGGTCCTGCTGATTGACTTTGCCCACTCCTGGAATGAGTCCTGGGTGGAGAAAATGGAGGAGGGCAACTCTCGCTGCTGGTATGCAG CTCTGCTGTCTGCTACAACCATCAACTACATCCTGTCCCTTGTGTCTCTGGTCATGTTCTACGTCTACTACACCCACACTGACGGCTGCACTGAAAACAAGGCCTTCATCACTGTCAACATGCTGCTGTGTGTGGGAGCCTCAGTCATGTCCATCCTGCCACAGATTCAG GAGTCCCAGCCAAGGTCCGGGTTGCTGCAGTCTTCCATTGTGACTTTGTACACCATGTATCTCACCTGGTCTGCCATGACCAATGAGCCAG ACAGGAAATGCAACCCAAGCTTGCTGGGTATCATTGGCCTCAACAACACCACCCCAGCTGGCAAGGACCATCCTGTTGTTCAGTGGTGGGATGCCCAGGGCATTGTGGGGCTGGTCCTGTTCCTGATGTGTGTTCTATACTCAAG CATCCGAAACTCCTCCAACACCCAAGTGAACAAACTGACTCTGACCAGTGACGAGTCTGCACTGATCGAGGATGGCCCCCACCCTGAGAACTTTGACGTGGATGACGGCGAGAACCGGGCCTTGGACAACGAGAAGGACGGAGTCACCTACAGCTACTCCTTCTTCCACTTCATGCTCTTCCTGGCCTCCCTCTACATCATGATGACCCTCACCAACTGGTACag CCCTGACTCCAGCTATGAGACAATGACCAGCAAGTGGCCCTCTGTGTGGGTGAAGATCTCCTCCAGCTGGATCTGCATTGCCCTGTATGTGTGGACCCTGGCTGCCCCACTGGTCCTGGTCAATCGAGACTTCGACTGA
- the LOC123995062 gene encoding heat shock factor protein 2-like isoform X2, whose translation MKQNSNVPAFLTKLWTLVEDSDTNEFICWSQEGNSFLVMNEQRFAKEILPKFFKHNNMASFVRQLNMYGFRKVMHIDTGIVKQERDGPVEFQHPYFKHGQDDLLENIKRKVSNARPEDTKIKQEDLSNILASVQNVHGKQESIDSRLNTLKRDNEGLWREISDLRQKHSQQQQIIKKLIQFIVTFVECILLLNLHFRPILLNNNGKKPKYIHEIYDEQPLEHNKPSVSGLKNADLTDDVVICDVTDDDAEITEGPSIMDQSGDVEIVEVFESNTVSPTDGADNPGQTNSLVFEPEETTISTYDSLPTSSVLQLNKPSGLSLEDPMKMMDSILNESGAISQNINLLGKVELMDYLDSIDCSLEDFQAMLYGKQFSIDPDILEESGGSKGNAGLLSKGGKSGISADKQLVQYTSCPLLAFLDGCTPLAPEPDSSIATELGDSLLQPSTEVPTDLLEPDEEPPRSSLIRLEPLTEAEATLFYLCELNPEGSATDSTQLDI comes from the exons ATGAAACAAAACTCAAATGTTCCAGCTTTCCTCACCAAGCTTTGGACTCTTGTGGAGGATTCTGATACGAATGAATTTATTTGTTGGAGTCAG GAGGGGAACAGTTTCCTCGTCATGAACGAACAGCGATTTGCCAAGGAGATCCTTCCCAAGTTCTTCAAACACAACAACATGGCTAGCTTTGTCAGACAGCTAAATATGT ATGGATTTCGCAAAGTGATGCACATTGACACAGGCATAGTGAAGCAAGAGCGTGATGGACCAGTTGAATTCCAGCATCCTTACTTTAAACATGGGCAGGATGACTTGCTGGAAAACATCAAAAGAAAG GTTTCTAATGCAAGACCAGAGGATACTAAGATCAAACAGGAAGACCTGTCCAATATTTTGGCCAGTGTTCAGAATGTTCATGGAAAACAAGAAAGCATTGATTCCCGACTCAACACATTGAAAAG AGATAATGAAGGTCTATGGAGGGAAATATCAGACCTGAGACAGAAGCACTCCCAACAGCAGCAAATCATTAAGAAG TTGATACAATTCATTGTCAcattcgtagaatgt attttacttCTCAATCTCCATTTCAGACCTATTCTACTGAACAACAATGGAAAGAAGCCTAAATACATCCATGAAATCTACGATGAACAACCTCTGGAGCACAACAAA CCCTCTGTCAGTGGTTTGAAGAACGCTGATCTTACTGATGATGTTGTCATCTGTGACGTAACTGACGACGATGCAGAGATCACAGAGGGCCCCTCAATAATGGATCAATC GGGGGATGTAGAAATTGTTGAGGTCTTCGAAAGCAATACTGTGTCACCGACAGATGGCGCTGACAATCCAGGCCAGACCAACTCTTTGGTATTTGAACCAGAAGAGACCACCATAAGCACATATGATAGCCTTCCAACCAGCAGCGTCTTGCAACTCAACAAACCATCAGGTCTGAGCCTGGAGGATCCCATGAAGATGATGGACTCAATCCTTAATGAGAGTGGAGCTATTTCTCAAAATATCAACCTCCTCGGCAA GGTTGAGCTGATGGACTACTTGGACAGCATTGACTGCAGTTTGGAAGACTTTCAGGCTATGTTGTACGGGAAGCAGTTCAGCATTGATCCAGATATTTTAGAG GAGAGTGGTGGTTCCAAAGGAAATGCAGGGCTGCTATCCAAAGGAGGCAAGTCTGGCATCTCTGCAGACAAGCAGCTGGTCCAGTACACGTCCTGCCCTCTGCTGGCCTTCCTGGATGGCTGCACCCCTTTGGCCCCAGAGCCAGACAGCAGCATAGCCACAGAGCTGGGAGACAGCCTGCTGCAGCCCAGCACTGAGGTACCCACAGACCTTCTGGAGCCAGATGAGGAGCCTCCACGGAGCTCCCTGATCCGCCTAGAGCCCCTGACTGAGGCAGAGGCCACGCTTTTCTACCTGTGTGAACTCAACCCAGAAGGGAGTGCCACTGACTCGACACAGCTGGATATTTAA
- the LOC123995062 gene encoding heat shock factor protein 2-like isoform X1, whose translation MKQNSNVPAFLTKLWTLVEDSDTNEFICWSQEGNSFLVMNEQRFAKEILPKFFKHNNMASFVRQLNMYGFRKVMHIDTGIVKQERDGPVEFQHPYFKHGQDDLLENIKRKVSNARPEDTKIKQEDLSNILASVQNVHGKQESIDSRLNTLKRDNEGLWREISDLRQKHSQQQQIIKKLIQFIVTFVECILLLNLHFRPILLNNNGKKPKYIHEIYDEQPLEHNKVCVEPSVSGLKNADLTDDVVICDVTDDDAEITEGPSIMDQSGDVEIVEVFESNTVSPTDGADNPGQTNSLVFEPEETTISTYDSLPTSSVLQLNKPSGLSLEDPMKMMDSILNESGAISQNINLLGKVELMDYLDSIDCSLEDFQAMLYGKQFSIDPDILEESGGSKGNAGLLSKGGKSGISADKQLVQYTSCPLLAFLDGCTPLAPEPDSSIATELGDSLLQPSTEVPTDLLEPDEEPPRSSLIRLEPLTEAEATLFYLCELNPEGSATDSTQLDI comes from the exons ATGAAACAAAACTCAAATGTTCCAGCTTTCCTCACCAAGCTTTGGACTCTTGTGGAGGATTCTGATACGAATGAATTTATTTGTTGGAGTCAG GAGGGGAACAGTTTCCTCGTCATGAACGAACAGCGATTTGCCAAGGAGATCCTTCCCAAGTTCTTCAAACACAACAACATGGCTAGCTTTGTCAGACAGCTAAATATGT ATGGATTTCGCAAAGTGATGCACATTGACACAGGCATAGTGAAGCAAGAGCGTGATGGACCAGTTGAATTCCAGCATCCTTACTTTAAACATGGGCAGGATGACTTGCTGGAAAACATCAAAAGAAAG GTTTCTAATGCAAGACCAGAGGATACTAAGATCAAACAGGAAGACCTGTCCAATATTTTGGCCAGTGTTCAGAATGTTCATGGAAAACAAGAAAGCATTGATTCCCGACTCAACACATTGAAAAG AGATAATGAAGGTCTATGGAGGGAAATATCAGACCTGAGACAGAAGCACTCCCAACAGCAGCAAATCATTAAGAAG TTGATACAATTCATTGTCAcattcgtagaatgt attttacttCTCAATCTCCATTTCAGACCTATTCTACTGAACAACAATGGAAAGAAGCCTAAATACATCCATGAAATCTACGATGAACAACCTCTGGAGCACAACAAAGTATGTGTAGAG CCCTCTGTCAGTGGTTTGAAGAACGCTGATCTTACTGATGATGTTGTCATCTGTGACGTAACTGACGACGATGCAGAGATCACAGAGGGCCCCTCAATAATGGATCAATC GGGGGATGTAGAAATTGTTGAGGTCTTCGAAAGCAATACTGTGTCACCGACAGATGGCGCTGACAATCCAGGCCAGACCAACTCTTTGGTATTTGAACCAGAAGAGACCACCATAAGCACATATGATAGCCTTCCAACCAGCAGCGTCTTGCAACTCAACAAACCATCAGGTCTGAGCCTGGAGGATCCCATGAAGATGATGGACTCAATCCTTAATGAGAGTGGAGCTATTTCTCAAAATATCAACCTCCTCGGCAA GGTTGAGCTGATGGACTACTTGGACAGCATTGACTGCAGTTTGGAAGACTTTCAGGCTATGTTGTACGGGAAGCAGTTCAGCATTGATCCAGATATTTTAGAG GAGAGTGGTGGTTCCAAAGGAAATGCAGGGCTGCTATCCAAAGGAGGCAAGTCTGGCATCTCTGCAGACAAGCAGCTGGTCCAGTACACGTCCTGCCCTCTGCTGGCCTTCCTGGATGGCTGCACCCCTTTGGCCCCAGAGCCAGACAGCAGCATAGCCACAGAGCTGGGAGACAGCCTGCTGCAGCCCAGCACTGAGGTACCCACAGACCTTCTGGAGCCAGATGAGGAGCCTCCACGGAGCTCCCTGATCCGCCTAGAGCCCCTGACTGAGGCAGAGGCCACGCTTTTCTACCTGTGTGAACTCAACCCAGAAGGGAGTGCCACTGACTCGACACAGCTGGATATTTAA